In Marmota flaviventris isolate mMarFla1 chromosome 17, mMarFla1.hap1, whole genome shotgun sequence, a single genomic region encodes these proteins:
- the Scrn2 gene encoding secernin-2 isoform X2 — protein sequence MKSSIHDTPCSCDCLVSMPPASAIPAVIFAKNSDRPRDEVQEVVFVPAGTHPPGSRLQCTYIEVEQVSKTHAVILSRPSWLWGAEMGANEHGVCIGNEAVWTKEPVGEGEALLGMDLLRLALERGSTAQEALHVITGLLERYGQGGSCREDPMPFCYHNTFLLADRTEAWVLETAGRLWAAQRIQGGARNISNQLSIGTDISAEHPELRSHAQAQGWWSGQGAFDFAQVFSLTQQPVRMEAAKARFRAGRELLQKWQGSITAEVMMDILRNKESGICMDSGGFRTTASMVSILPQDPTRPCVHFLTATPDPSSLAVHIPLGQCSNLSSLGWGRLRPPRCCPPLLEHRILFGPCLDSKLKWIAVTCSTVDSRWPWG from the exons ATGAAGTCCTCAATCCATGACACCCCTTGTTCCTGCGACTGCTTGGTCTCCATGCCTCCGGCCTCTGCCATTCCAGCTGTGATCTTTGCAAAGAACTCAGACAGACCCCGGGATGAGGTGCAGGAGGTGGTGTTTGTACCAGCAGGCACTCACCCCCCTGGGAGCCGGCTCCAG TGCACCTACATTGAGGTGGAACAGGTGTCGAAGACACATGCTGTGATTCTGAGTCGTCCTTCTTGGCTGTGGGGGGCTGAGATGGGTGCCAATGAGCATGGTGTCTGCATTGGCAACGAAGCTGTGTGGACCAAAGAGCCAGTTGGGGAGGGGGAAGCCCTGCTGGGCATGGACCTGCTCAG GCTGGCTTTAGAACGGGGCAGCACTGCACAGGAGGCCCTGCATGTGATCACAGGCTTGCTGGAGCGCTATGGGCAGGGGGGCAGCTGCCGGGAGGATCCCATGCCATTCTGCTACCACAACACTTTTCTGCTGGCTGATCGGACTGAGGCATGGGTGCTGGAGACAGCTGGGAGACTGTGGGCTGCACAGAGGATCCAGG GGGGTGCTCGAAACATCTCCAACCAGCTGAGCATTGGCACGGACATCTCAGCTGAACATCCGGAACTTCGGAGCCatgcccaggcccagggctggtggAGTGGACAGGGCGCCTTTGACTTTGCTCAGGTCTTCTCTCTGACCCAGCAACCTGTGCGCATGGAGGCTGCCAAGGCACGCTTCCGGGCTGGGCGGGAACTGCTACAGAAATGGCAAG GGAGCATCACAGCAGAGGTGATGATGGACATTCTCAGAAACAAAGAGAGTGGCATTTGTATGGACTCTGGAGGCTTCCGAACCACAGCCAGCATGGTGTCCATCCTGCCTCAGGATCCCACGCGGCCCTGTGTCCACTTCCTCACAGCCACACCAGACCCATCCAG TCTTGCTGTCCATATTCCATTAGGTCAGTGTTCAAACCTTTCATCTTTGGGGTGGGGGCGACTCAGGCCCCCCAGGTGCTGTCCCCCACTTTTGGAGCACAGGATCCTGTTCGGACCCTGCCTCGATTCCAAACTCAAGTGGATCGCCGTCACATGCTCTACCGTGGACAGCAGGTGGCCCTGGGGCTGA
- the Scrn2 gene encoding secernin-2 isoform X1, with translation MKSSIHDTPCSCDCLVSMPPASAIPAVIFAKNSDRPRDEVQEVVFVPAGTHPPGSRLQCTYIEVEQVSKTHAVILSRPSWLWGAEMGANEHGVCIGNEAVWTKEPVGEGEALLGMDLLRLALERGSTAQEALHVITGLLERYGQGGSCREDPMPFCYHNTFLLADRTEAWVLETAGRLWAAQRIQGGARNISNQLSIGTDISAEHPELRSHAQAQGWWSGQGAFDFAQVFSLTQQPVRMEAAKARFRAGRELLQKWQGSITAEVMMDILRNKESGICMDSGGFRTTASMVSILPQDPTRPCVHFLTATPDPSRSVFKPFIFGVGATQAPQVLSPTFGAQDPVRTLPRFQTQVDRRHMLYRGQQVALGLMESEQQEQGQQLRQKQQDLEQEGLEAVRGLLAGEQTPAHQELGGLFQAFVERESRAYTELST, from the exons ATGAAGTCCTCAATCCATGACACCCCTTGTTCCTGCGACTGCTTGGTCTCCATGCCTCCGGCCTCTGCCATTCCAGCTGTGATCTTTGCAAAGAACTCAGACAGACCCCGGGATGAGGTGCAGGAGGTGGTGTTTGTACCAGCAGGCACTCACCCCCCTGGGAGCCGGCTCCAG TGCACCTACATTGAGGTGGAACAGGTGTCGAAGACACATGCTGTGATTCTGAGTCGTCCTTCTTGGCTGTGGGGGGCTGAGATGGGTGCCAATGAGCATGGTGTCTGCATTGGCAACGAAGCTGTGTGGACCAAAGAGCCAGTTGGGGAGGGGGAAGCCCTGCTGGGCATGGACCTGCTCAG GCTGGCTTTAGAACGGGGCAGCACTGCACAGGAGGCCCTGCATGTGATCACAGGCTTGCTGGAGCGCTATGGGCAGGGGGGCAGCTGCCGGGAGGATCCCATGCCATTCTGCTACCACAACACTTTTCTGCTGGCTGATCGGACTGAGGCATGGGTGCTGGAGACAGCTGGGAGACTGTGGGCTGCACAGAGGATCCAGG GGGGTGCTCGAAACATCTCCAACCAGCTGAGCATTGGCACGGACATCTCAGCTGAACATCCGGAACTTCGGAGCCatgcccaggcccagggctggtggAGTGGACAGGGCGCCTTTGACTTTGCTCAGGTCTTCTCTCTGACCCAGCAACCTGTGCGCATGGAGGCTGCCAAGGCACGCTTCCGGGCTGGGCGGGAACTGCTACAGAAATGGCAAG GGAGCATCACAGCAGAGGTGATGATGGACATTCTCAGAAACAAAGAGAGTGGCATTTGTATGGACTCTGGAGGCTTCCGAACCACAGCCAGCATGGTGTCCATCCTGCCTCAGGATCCCACGCGGCCCTGTGTCCACTTCCTCACAGCCACACCAGACCCATCCAG GTCAGTGTTCAAACCTTTCATCTTTGGGGTGGGGGCGACTCAGGCCCCCCAGGTGCTGTCCCCCACTTTTGGAGCACAGGATCCTGTTCGGACCCTGCCTCGATTCCAAACTCAAGTGGATCGCCGTCACATGCTCTACCGTGGACAGCAGGTGGCCCTGGGGCTGATGGAGAGTGAGCAG CAGGAGCAGGGGCAGCAGCTGCGGCAGAAGCAGCAGGACCTGGAGCAGGAAGGCTTGGAGGCTGTGCGGGGGCTTCTGGCTGGTGAGCAGACCCCAGCCCACCAGGAGCTGGGTGGCCTCTTCCAGGCCTTCGTGGAGAGGGAGAGCCGGGCCTACACAGAGCTGAGCACATAG